One Helianthus annuus cultivar XRQ/B chromosome 7, HanXRQr2.0-SUNRISE, whole genome shotgun sequence genomic region harbors:
- the LOC110868592 gene encoding uncharacterized protein At3g27210: protein MGACISSHHKYSSTMKVHVSSRTPIKEKLPIINHHVALKPHCDVEETFFDSQAWLDSDCESDFMSVNGEFTPSRGNTPLHHNFAPQMKGGAPGKPSVTLLQPPPSPLKKKKRLSELFNESQREGHACDDENGAVGSLEAVAVRGGGLKPKRGRWVEIVQAHGCIPKVQNYRQK, encoded by the exons ATGGGTGCCTGTATTTCATCACATCACAAATATTCATCTACAATGAAGGTACACGTCTCATCCCGGACCCCAATCAAAGAAAAACTTCCGATCATCAATCACCATGTTGCTCTTAAACCTCACTGTGATGTTG AAGAGACGTTTTTCGATTCCCAAGCTTGGTTAGACTCGGATTGTGAATCTGATTTCATGAGTGTTAATGGAG AATTCACACCATCAAGAGGCAACACTCCATTACACCATAACTTCGCGCCACAAATGAAGGGTGGTGCACCTGGCAAGCCTTCCGTGACCCTGCTTCAACCACCTCCAAGCCCgttaaagaagaaaaagagaCTTTCCGAACTTTTCAATGAAAGCCAAAGAGAGGGTCATGCTTGTGACGATGAAAATGGGGCGGTAGGGAGCCTTGAAGCGGTGGCAGTTCGTGGTGGTGGATTAAAGCCAAAGAGGGGGAGATGGGTGGAGATTGTGCAGGCGCATGGTTGCATACCGAAGGTACAGAACTACAGACAGAAATGA